In the genome of Acidimicrobiia bacterium, the window CCCGCTTCCCGAGGCGATCGACGGGAAGCGCCTCGTCGTGGTGGACGACTCGATCGTGCGGGGCACCACCACCCGCCAGGTCGTCGCGATGCTCCGCGAGGCCGGCGCCGCCGAGGTGCATTTCCGAGTTTCGTCACCGCCCTACAAGTGGCCGTGCCACTACGGGATGGACACCGGCCGCCGCTCCGAGCTGCTCGCCGCCGATCTCTCCGTGGGGGAGGTCGCCGACTACCTCAAGGTCGACTCGCTGGCCTATCTCGAGCTCGATCGCCTGACCCGAGCCACGGGCGCTCCGGCGGACGCGTTCTGCACCGCTTGTCTCTCTGGCCACTATCCGGTGCCGGTGCGGCCGACCGTCGCCGACACCAAGCACGTCCTCGAGACCGGGTGGGGGCCCGACGAGGAGCCGTCGCTGCCGGTCGACAGCCCGCCGCCGGCGTGAGGGGCCGTCGCACCCGCGCCGACCACCTCACCTACGCCGCCGCCGGCGTTGACATCGCGGCCGGCGAGACGGCGGTCGAGCTCATCAAGGACCACGTGCGGTCGACCTTCCGTCCCGGCGTCCTCGGCGACGTCGGGGGCTTCGGTGGCCTCTTCGACGTCGGAAGGCTGCCCTACAAGGACCCGCTGCTCGTCTCCTCGACGGACGGGGTGGGGACGAAGTCGGCCCTGGCCCGACGGCTGGAGCGGTACGACACCATCGGCATCGACTGCGTCGCCATGTCGGTCGACGACGTCGCCGCCCACGGCGCCGAGCCCCTCTTCTTCCTCGATTACGTGTCCGTCGGCCAGCTCGTGCCCGAGCAGATCGAGGACCTCGTCGCCGGCGTCGCCCGCGGCTGCCGACAGGCGGGTTGCGCGCTCCTCGGCGGTGAGATCTCGGAGCACCCAGGCATCCTCGAGCCCGGCGAGTTCGACCTCGTCGGCTTCGCGGTCGGGATCGTGGAGCGGGCCGGTCTGCTCCCCGCTCGCGTCGCGCCGGGTGACCGCGTCGTCGGCCTCGCCAGCCCCGGCCTGCGGTGCAACGGCTACTCGCTGGCCCGGGAGGCGGTCCTCCGAGCCGGGCTCTCCCTCGATCGCCCGGCCTGGCCCGGGGCTCGCCACTCCCTCGGCGCCGAGCTGCTGCGCCCGAGCGTCATCTACGCGCCCGCGGCGCTCGAGCTTCGCCGCCGCGTCGACGTGCACGCGCTCTGCCACGTCACGGGCGGCGGCATCCCCGCCAACCTTGCCCGCGTGCTCCCGTCCGGGTGCGACGCGGTGATCGTGCGGGGGACCTGGGACCAGCCGCGCATCTTCTCGGTGATCCAGGAGGCCGGCGGGGTCGACAGCGACGAGATGGAGCACGTATTCAACCTGGGGCTCGGCATGCTCGCCGTCGTGGGCCCTGACGCTGGTCGTCGCGCCGTGGACACGCTCCGTGGCACCGGTCACCAAGCCTGGCTCGTCGGCGAGATTCGAGACGGGCGCGGTCGTGTCATGTTTTCGGACCGTTCGGGGTAGTCTCCGCGGGCGGGTCCGGGGCAATTCGGCACAGATCGGGGCGGCGTCCGCCGGTCGGTCGATGACGAGCAGAGCGGCGTGCAGATGGAACCCAGGCCCGACACCCACGGCAAACAGGCCGATGAGGAAGAGCTGCTCACCCCCTCCGAGGTGGCGGCCATGTTCCGGGTCAACCCCAAAACGGTCACCCGATGGGCCCGCTCGGGCAAGATCTCGGCGATTCGCACCCTCGGCGGCCATCGCCGGTTCCGGAAGAGCGAGATCACGCGCATCCTCGCCGAGGGCGGCGAGCCCACCGGCAACTGAGGCTTGATCGGGGTTCTCGCCCCTCGTAGTGGCCGGGGCCGGCGTCGATCCGGCGACCCCGCGCTTTTCAGGCGCGTGCTCTGCCAACTGAGCTACCCGGCCGCGGCGACGCCGCAACCGGCGGCGTCGCCAGCGGTCCTGACGGGATTTGAACCCGCGGCCTCCGCCTTGACAGGGCGGCGTGCACTCCAAACTGCACCACAGGACCAGGGTGGTGGCGGGCCCCTGCCGCCCGGTGCCCCCAGGGGAATTCGAATCCCCGTTACCGCCTTGAAAGGGCGGCGTCCTGGGCCACTAGACGATGGGGGCTCGACTCCTCGGGAAGCGTGCGAACTCTAGCAGCGGCCTCTGCGACACCGGCTGGGATCGCGGCGCGGCGGCGCATGCACCGACGGTCCCTACGTTCGGCTCCCGCGTGGCGGCTCGACGGGGAGTCCCGCCTCCTTCCACGCGCGGAAGCCGCCGACCAAGTCAGTGGCTCGGGCCAATCCGATGTCTTGCAGCGCGGCCGCGGCGAGACTCGACGAGTAGCCCTCGTTGCACACGAGGATGACGTGGTGGCCGTAGCCCGTGATCGCAGCCAACCGGTCGGGGCTCGCCGGGTCGAGGCGCCACTCGAGCACGGTGCGCTCGACGGCGACGGCGCCGGGAATCTCGCCCTCGGCCCTCCGGCTGGCCTCGGGCCGGATGTCGACGACCAGCGCGCCAGCCCCGACCGCGTGCCACGCTTCGGCAGGTCCGAGGCGGCGAAGCCGGGCCCGCGCCTCGCCCAAGACGGTCTCGGTCGAGCGGTCGTGAGACCGTGAGCGCGGGGCTCGGCCGCCCGTCGGCTCGCCGTCGGGGCCCTCGACCCAGCGCACGGACGCGAGCGGGGGCGAGTACACGTGGACGCTGGTGGCGGAGCGGTGCCCGAGGTTGGCGAGGGCGTGCCGCCGGTCGGCCGCCACGGCGTGGGGGCGGTCTCCGGCCGTGATCGCTCGCGAGACCGGACGCCCCGACGCGGAGGGCCAACGAGTCTCGACCAGCTCCCCGTCGGTCACGGCAAGGGCACCGGCCGAGACGCCGTGGTCGTGGGCGGGGATCGCCTGACCTGGAGTCCAGCCGATGACCCAGGCGTCGTAGCGCGCCGTGGCGACGACCTGTTCGTACCAGCGGCGGTGCGGATCGTGTCGAACCCGAGCCTCCGAGCGCTCGAAGGCCGCAGCCACCTCGGTGGCGAGGGCACGCAGGTCCTTCGGCGCGTCGCGCCGCCGGCCGCTCATGCCGGGACGGGAGCCTCGGGCGGCGAGGGACGGACGGCGCGGTGCCGGCGCCCGCGCCAGCCAGCCGACCCAAGACCGTCCTGGACCACCACGTTCGGGAGCGAAGGGGACGAGCCGCCGTCGGAGCGCGGAGGCGCGGCACGGCGATCCGGGGGGCTGGGCACGGCGCGTTTTGGCAGTCCCCGGCGTCGCCGTCGCTTGCGTGGTGTCGGTGCCCCCACGGACCGTCGGCACGGGACGGTCGGCACGGTCCCGGACGGTAGCCGAAACCCGATCGGCTCGATCACGTTTCGGCCGCCCGGGGCGCCGCGGCGGGCGAGGGAGGCCCGACCGGAGCGTCGTCCGGGCCACGCCTGGAGCGGGTCAGTACGCTGACCGCCAACGAGCGGAGCGGGCTTCGGACCCCGCCTCGAGCGTCGTCAGGTCCAGCGGGTCGCTAGCTCAACTGGCAGAGCAACGGGCTTTTAACCCGGTGGTTCAGGGTTCGAGACCCTGGCGGCCCACCCGGCCTGGCGCGAGCGCGCCACGAGCCGCCCCGGTCCGCCTGCGGGTCAGCCGGCTGAGCCGAGGCCGGTCGGACAGCTGACCCCGGTTCCGCCGATTCCGCAGTATCCGAGCGGGTTCTTGGCCAGGTACTGCTGGTGGTAGTCCTCGGCGTAGAAGAACTCGCTCGCCGCCGCGATCTCCGTGGTGATCGTGCCGTGCCCAGCCTCGCGCAGCGCGGCCTGGTAGCGGTCCCGCGACGCCTCCGCGGCGCCGCGCTGCGCGTCGTCCTCGTAGTAGATCGCGGAGCGGTACTGGGTGCCGACGTCGTTGCCCTGGCGCATCCCCTGGGTCGGATCGTGGTGCTCCCAGAACGTGCGCAGCACCTCGTCGTACGGGCGCTCGGCCGGGTCGAACACGACGAGGACCGCCTCGGCGTGGCCCGTGCGGCCGGAGCACACCTCCTCGTACGTCGGGTTCGGTGTGAACCCACCGGTGTATCCGACCGCGGTCGTGTATACGCCGGGAAGGGTCCAGAAGTCGCGCTCCGCGCCCCAGAAGCAGCCCATCGCGAACACGGCCCGGACCGTGCCCGCGGGGAACGGCGGCCGGAGCGGGGTTCCCAGCACGAAGTGACGCTCGGGGACCACCATCGGCTCGTTGCGCCCCGGCAGAGCCTGGTCCGGGGTCACCAGTCGGCTCTGAGCTCGGAAGATCATCGCTACCTCCGTCCTCGCTGATCACCCGACGTTACGGCCGACCGCACGCGTTTTCCCGTCCGCGTCGCCCGGCGTTCACGTTCCCGTAGCAGCGAGGCAACCCGAGGGGGGCACACTCGGAGGACCAGCGCGGCGCCCGCGGCGCGGTCGGCTGACTCCCCCGAACCGACCGCCCGGGCGTCGCCTCGGTCAACGGGGCAGGAGCGGGTCGGTCGCCGACCCGAGCCGCTCGGCGAGGCCGGCGGGGCCCACGACGACGTCGAGGCCGCCGCCGGCCAGCCACTGCCGGTTGGCCGTGTGCAGCGACACGTCGGGTTCGAACCGGTTCAGGACCACGACGACCCGGGTGAGGCCGAGGAACGGCGCCGCCGCGAGCCGGACCGCGTTGATGGCGCCGAGCCCGGACTCCGCGACGAGCGCGACGACGTCGGGACGCAGGAGCCGCACCAGGTCGACGGTGTCACCGTCGGCGGCGAGGGGGCTGCGGGGCCCGCCGACCCCCTCGACGAGGCCGACGTCGACCGCGGCCGGCCAGGAGACCTCGGCGACGAGGTCGGCGAGGGCGATCGGCGGTCGTCCCAGCGCGGCGGCGGCCATCGGCGGCGCCAGCGCCAGCTCGTACCAGCGCTGCGACGCGCAGACCTGGTCCGGGTACTCCCCGGTGGCGTCGGCGAGGAGGTCGGCGTCGGTCGGGCCGGCGTCCGGTTCGAAGGACTGCACGGGCTTCCGGGCTGCGACTCGCTGCCCGAGGGTGCGGAGGCGAGCGAGCACCCGGGCGCCGACCCAGGTCTTGCCGACCGAGGTGCCGGTGCCGGTGACGACGACGAGCTGGGTCGGCCGCGTCACAGCACGGCGAGCGCGTCGACGAGCGCGTCGACGTGCGCCGGGGCGTGCGCGGCGGACAGGGTGACCCGCAGGCGCGAGCTGCCCGGCGGCACCGTCGGGGGACGGATGGCGGGGACGAGCAGGCCGCGCTCGAGCAACGTCGCCGCCGCGGCCAGGGTCCGTTCCTCGCTGCCGAGGATCACGGGGACGATCGGTGAGGGGTGGCCCGGCCGGACCCGATCGACGTGGGCGCGCAACGCCTGACGGAGGGCGGCGCCCTCGGCGGACCGCACCACGCCGAGGGCCGCGAGCGACGCGGCGGCGTCGGCGGGCGTGGACGCCGTCGTGAACACGTACGACCGGGCCCGGTTCACGATGAGCTCGGTGAGCGCCACCGGCCCGGCGACGAACCCGCCGAGGCTGCCCAGCGTCTTCGACAGCGTGCCGACCCGGAGAGCGTCGACGCCGACGAGGTCGGGCTCCGGACCGAGGACCGCGTGGGCCTCGTCGAGGACCAGCAGCGCCCCGGACCGTCGGCAGGCGTCCTCCAGCTCGGTGACGGGCGCCACGTCGCCGTCCATCGAGAAGACCGTGTCGCTCACGACCACCGCCCGCCGACCCTCGGCGCGTGCAAGCAGCCACCGGAGCTGGTCGACGTCGCCGTGGCGGTAGACCGCCACCTTGGCGCGGCTGAGCCGACAGCCGTCCACGATCGACGCGTGGTTGAGCTCGTCGCTGCAGAGCAGCGTGCCCGAGCCCGCCACGGTCGTCAGCACGCCCAGGTTGGCAGCGAAGCCGGTCGGGAACAGGACCGCCCGGGCCGCGTGCTTCCAGTCGGCGATCGCCGCTTCGAGCTCGGTGTGGATCGGGCGCGACCCAACGATGAGGCGTGCCGAGCCGGCTCCGGTGCCCCACCGATCGATCGCCGTGTGCGCCGCCGCGACCACCGCCGGGTGCTGCGTCAGCCCGAGATAGTCGTTGGAGGCGAACGACACGACGGGTCGTCCGTCGCCGGCGAGCTTGCCTTCCGGACCGGTCGCGTCGAGGTCACGCGGCGCGCGCCACCGTCCCGCGGCGCGGACCGTCGCCCCCTCACGTGCGGCCCAGCTCTCCCAGCTCAACGGCACACCCGCGCGATGGATTGCTCCAAGGTCGCGACGAGACGGTCGAGCTCGGGCGTCGTGACGGTGAGCGGGGGCATGAGCACGACGACGTCGCCGAGCGGCCGCAGCAGGACGCCGTGCTCCACCGCGTCGGCGCACACCCGACGGCCCCAGCGCAGCCCGTCGGTGGGCGGCGCCAGCTCGACGCCGCCCATCAGGCCGCACAGCCGCACCTCGCCGACGGCCGGCAGAGGCTCGATGCGCGCCACGAGGCGCCCGCGCAGCTCGGCGGAGCGCGCCCGCACGCGGGCCAGGAGCTCGTCGTCGAGGAGCTCGAGGTGCCGCAGCGCCACCGCGCACGCCAGCGCGTTCCCGCCGTACGAGTGGCCGTGGTAGAGGGTCCGCCCCGACAGGTCCGGACCGAGGAAGGCGTCGAAGACGCGCCCGCTCGCAACCGTGGCCGACTGGGGGAGATACCCGCCGGTGAGGCCCTTGCCGAGCGCGAGGAGGTCAGGCCGCAGCTCGCACTGCTCGCTCGCGAACAGCGTGCCGGTACGGCCGAAGCCGGTGGCCACCTCGTCGCAGATCAGCAGCACGTCGTAGTCCGCGCAGGCGCGAGCCAGCGGCGCGAACGCCGCGGGTGCCGCGACCCGCATCCCGGCCGCCCCCTGCACGAGGGGCTCCACGATGACGGCGGCCAGCTCCTCGGCGTGGAGCGCGATGAGGCGCGCCGCGACCTCGAAGCAGCCGGGATCATCGAAGCCGGGCGCTCGCAGGACAGGGAACCGCAGCGGATCGAACCGCGCCGACCCGAACGCCTGGTCCCCGACCGAGAGTGCCCCGATGGTGTCGCCGTGATAGGCGCCGCCGAAGGCGAGAAAACCGGTGCGGCCGTCGACGCCGCAGTTCGACCAGTACTGGAACGCGATCTTCAGTGCCTGCTCGACTGCGCTGGCACCGTCCGACGCAAACAGGAAGTGTGGGTCGTCCACCGGGACGCGAGGCGCGAGTGCCTCGGCCAGCTCGACGACCACCGTGTTGCCGTTGCCGAGCATGGTGGAGTGCGCGCCGCGATCGAGCTGGTCACGGACGGCGTCATCGAGGGCCGGGACGCGATGCCCCATCGTGTTGACCCACAGCGACGAGATGGCGTCGAGGTAGCGACGTCCGTCGACGTCGATGACCTCGTGTCCCTCGGCGCCGGCGACGATCACCGGCGAGTCCTCGCTGTAGCAGGACATCTGCGTGAAGCCATGCCACACGACGGCAGCGTCGCGTTTCGTCCAGCTTCCCACTCGGCTCTCGTCGCGCACCGTGCCATGATGCCCCCAGCATGAGCCTGCGGGACAAGGCGGCGATCGTGGGCATCGGCGCGACGCCGTACTACAAGCGCGGGCAGTCGCTACCCCAGACGTTGCTCGAGCTGGCCGGGAAGGCGACCCTCGCGGCCCTCGACGACGCTGGTCTCACCGTCGCCGATGTCGACGGGCTCGCGCTGTACAGCGTCGGCCTGGGCGGCGACACGTCCTTGTTCGCGCAGACGCTCGGCATCCCCGAGGTCCGTTTCACCGCCATGCTCACCGGGGGAGGAGGGGGCGCCGCCGGCTCCATCGGGCTCGCCGCGGCCGCGATCGACGCCGGCATGGCCACCTGCACGGTGAGCCTCATGACGCTCCAGCAGGCGGCGAGCCGGTTCGGCGCCTCGTACGCCCCGCGGGGCCGCCCGGGCGCCCAGTACTCGGCGCCGCCGTCGCCGGAGGGCAACTTCATCCAGCCGGCGGGCCTCATGGCCCCCGGCCAGATGTTCGCCGTCTTGGCCCGGCGCCACATGCACGCCTACGGCACCCAGCGCCGGCACTTCGCCGAGGTGGCGATCTCGACCCGCGAGAACGCTCGCCGACGGGACACCGCGCTGATGCGCGAGCCGCTGACGCTCGAGGATTACTTCGCGGCTCGCCTCGTCGCCGAGCCGCTCTGCCTCTACGACTTCTGCCTCGAGTGTGACGGCGCGGTCGCGGTCGTCACGGTCGGCGCCGAGCGGGCGAAGGACCTCCGGCAGCCGCCGGTAAT includes:
- the purM gene encoding phosphoribosylformylglycinamidine cyclo-ligase, with the translated sequence MRGRRTRADHLTYAAAGVDIAAGETAVELIKDHVRSTFRPGVLGDVGGFGGLFDVGRLPYKDPLLVSSTDGVGTKSALARRLERYDTIGIDCVAMSVDDVAAHGAEPLFFLDYVSVGQLVPEQIEDLVAGVARGCRQAGCALLGGEISEHPGILEPGEFDLVGFAVGIVERAGLLPARVAPGDRVVGLASPGLRCNGYSLAREAVLRAGLSLDRPAWPGARHSLGAELLRPSVIYAPAALELRRRVDVHALCHVTGGGIPANLARVLPSGCDAVIVRGTWDQPRIFSVIQEAGGVDSDEMEHVFNLGLGMLAVVGPDAGRRAVDTLRGTGHQAWLVGEIRDGRGRVMFSDRSG
- a CDS encoding BldC family transcriptional regulator; amino-acid sequence: MEPRPDTHGKQADEEELLTPSEVAAMFRVNPKTVTRWARSGKISAIRTLGGHRRFRKSEITRILAEGGEPTGN
- a CDS encoding rhodanese-like domain-containing protein, which codes for MSGRRRDAPKDLRALATEVAAAFERSEARVRHDPHRRWYEQVVATARYDAWVIGWTPGQAIPAHDHGVSAGALAVTDGELVETRWPSASGRPVSRAITAGDRPHAVAADRRHALANLGHRSATSVHVYSPPLASVRWVEGPDGEPTGGRAPRSRSHDRSTETVLGEARARLRRLGPAEAWHAVGAGALVVDIRPEASRRAEGEIPGAVAVERTVLEWRLDPASPDRLAAITGYGHHVILVCNEGYSSSLAAAALQDIGLARATDLVGGFRAWKEAGLPVEPPRGSRT
- the msrA gene encoding peptide-methionine (S)-S-oxide reductase MsrA, whose amino-acid sequence is MIFRAQSRLVTPDQALPGRNEPMVVPERHFVLGTPLRPPFPAGTVRAVFAMGCFWGAERDFWTLPGVYTTAVGYTGGFTPNPTYEEVCSGRTGHAEAVLVVFDPAERPYDEVLRTFWEHHDPTQGMRQGNDVGTQYRSAIYYEDDAQRGAAEASRDRYQAALREAGHGTITTEIAAASEFFYAEDYHQQYLAKNPLGYCGIGGTGVSCPTGLGSAG
- a CDS encoding dethiobiotin synthase, which encodes MTRPTQLVVVTGTGTSVGKTWVGARVLARLRTLGQRVAARKPVQSFEPDAGPTDADLLADATGEYPDQVCASQRWYELALAPPMAAAALGRPPIALADLVAEVSWPAAVDVGLVEGVGGPRSPLAADGDTVDLVRLLRPDVVALVAESGLGAINAVRLAAAPFLGLTRVVVVLNRFEPDVSLHTANRQWLAGGGLDVVVGPAGLAERLGSATDPLLPR
- a CDS encoding 8-amino-7-oxononanoate synthase, which encodes MSFASNDYLGLTQHPAVVAAAHTAIDRWGTGAGSARLIVGSRPIHTELEAAIADWKHAARAVLFPTGFAANLGVLTTVAGSGTLLCSDELNHASIVDGCRLSRAKVAVYRHGDVDQLRWLLARAEGRRAVVVSDTVFSMDGDVAPVTELEDACRRSGALLVLDEAHAVLGPEPDLVGVDALRVGTLSKTLGSLGGFVAGPVALTELIVNRARSYVFTTASTPADAAASLAALGVVRSAEGAALRQALRAHVDRVRPGHPSPIVPVILGSEERTLAAAATLLERGLLVPAIRPPTVPPGSSRLRVTLSAAHAPAHVDALVDALAVL
- the bioA gene encoding adenosylmethionine--8-amino-7-oxononanoate transaminase codes for the protein MWHGFTQMSCYSEDSPVIVAGAEGHEVIDVDGRRYLDAISSLWVNTMGHRVPALDDAVRDQLDRGAHSTMLGNGNTVVVELAEALAPRVPVDDPHFLFASDGASAVEQALKIAFQYWSNCGVDGRTGFLAFGGAYHGDTIGALSVGDQAFGSARFDPLRFPVLRAPGFDDPGCFEVAARLIALHAEELAAVIVEPLVQGAAGMRVAAPAAFAPLARACADYDVLLICDEVATGFGRTGTLFASEQCELRPDLLALGKGLTGGYLPQSATVASGRVFDAFLGPDLSGRTLYHGHSYGGNALACAVALRHLELLDDELLARVRARSAELRGRLVARIEPLPAVGEVRLCGLMGGVELAPPTDGLRWGRRVCADAVEHGVLLRPLGDVVVLMPPLTVTTPELDRLVATLEQSIARVCR
- a CDS encoding thiolase encodes the protein MSLRDKAAIVGIGATPYYKRGQSLPQTLLELAGKATLAALDDAGLTVADVDGLALYSVGLGGDTSLFAQTLGIPEVRFTAMLTGGGGGAAGSIGLAAAAIDAGMATCTVSLMTLQQAASRFGASYAPRGRPGAQYSAPPSPEGNFIQPAGLMAPGQMFAVLARRHMHAYGTQRRHFAEVAISTRENARRRDTALMREPLTLEDYFAARLVAEPLCLYDFCLECDGAVAVVTVGAERAKDLRQPPVMVTASAHGGHGRWGQAITWMNMPDEMFASSGHRPVARRLYEMAGLGPEDVDVALLYDHFSPMVLLQLEDYGFCGIGESGPFVADGNIRWPTGSLPVNTHGGNLSEAYIIGMTHVKEAVEQLRGQAVNQVDDAQVALVTGGPASLPTSSLLLRAP